A single genomic interval of Antechinus flavipes isolate AdamAnt ecotype Samford, QLD, Australia chromosome 1, AdamAnt_v2, whole genome shotgun sequence harbors:
- the FAHD1 gene encoding acylpyruvase FAHD1, mitochondrial, protein MAASRQLPRFWEWGKNIVCVGRNYADHVKEMKSAVLSEPVIFLKPSTAYAPEGTPILMPPYSRNLHHELELAVVMGKRTCAVSEAEALGFVAGYALCLDMTARDVQDECKKKGLPWTLAKSFTSSCPVSKFVPKEKIPDPHKLKLWLKVNGQLRQEGETSDMIFSIPFIISYVSKIMTLEEGDIILTGTPKGVGPVQENDEIQAGIDGIVSMSFKVEKSKH, encoded by the coding sequence ATGGCTGCATCTCGTCAGTTGCCCCGATTTTGGGAATGGGGCAAAAACATCGTTTGCGTGGGGAGGAACTACGCGGATCACGTTAAGGAGATGAAGAGCGCGGTCCTCAGCGAGCCAGTGATCTTCCTGAAGCCTTCCACTGCTTATGCTCCAGAGGGTACCCCGATCCTTATGCCCCCTTACAGCCGCAACCTGCACCACGAATTGGAGCTGGCGGTGGTGATGGGCAAGCGGACCTGCGCCGTGTCCGAGGCGGAGGCCTTGGGCTTCGTGGCTGGCTACGCCCTGTGCCTGGACATGACTGCCAGGGACGTGCAGGACGAGTGCAAGAAGAAGGGGCTGCCCTGGACCCTGGCCAAGAGCTTCACTTCCTCGTGCCCAGTCAGCAAGTTCGTGCCCAAGGAGAAGATCCCGGACCCTCATAAGCTTAAGCTCTGGCTCAAGGTCAACGGCCAGCTGAGACAGGAGGGAGAAACGTCCGACATGATCTTCTCCATCCCCTTCATAATCAGCTATGTCTCCAAGATAATGACACTGGAAGAAGGGGACATTATTTTGACTGGGACTCCGAAAGGAGTTGGGCCTGTCCAAGAAAATGATGAGATACAGGCTGGAATAGATGGCATCGTCAGTATGAGCTTTAAAGTGGAAAAATCAAAACACTGA